TTCTTTCTCCCGTTTCTGGTCGTCACGCTGGGGGCGGCCCTGTTCGGCATCTACGTCAGCTTCACCGACTGGGGCATCATCGGAGCCCCGCACTGGATCGGCGTCAAGAACTACGTTCGGGCCTTCACCGACCCCTGGGTCTGGAAGACCTGGTCGAACACGCTGCACTACGGTCTGCTCGTCGTCCCCGCCACCACGCTCGTGGCGCTCGCGATGGCGCTGTTCGTCAATCAGCGCTGGCCCGGCTACACGTTTGCGCGCGCGGCGTTCTACGCGCCCAACGTCGTCTCGGTCACGGTGATCGGGCTCGTCTGGGTCTGGATGCTCGACACGCAGTTCGGCTTAGTCAACCAGTACCTCGGCCGGTTCGGGGTCCCCGACGTCCCGTGGCTGACCAACCCGAAATGGGTGCTCTACGGCATCGGGATGGCCTCGGTCTGGTGGGACGCGGGGTTCAGCATGGTGGTGCTGCTGGCCGGCCTGCAGGACATCCCCGCCGAACTGCGCGAGACGGCCGCGATCGACGGCGCGAATCGCCTCCAAACGCTCGTCCACATCATTCTTCCGCTGCTGCGCCCGGCGCTCAGCCTCGTCGTGACGCTCCTGATCATCGGCACGCTGCGGGTGTTCAGCCAGATCTATATCATGACCAACGGCGGTCCCGCGGGCGCGTCCGCTTCGGTCATCCATTACGTGTACGAGATCGGCTTCTCCAAGTACCAGCTCGGCTACGCCGGCGCGATCTCGGTGATGCTGTTCGTCACCATCCTGATCGTCACGGTCGTCCAGCTGCGTCTGTTCCGGGAGCGGACGTGGTGAGGCGCAGGATCGGCTGGAGCACGTGGACGCTGTGGGCGGCCGGCATGGCGGCGGCGGTGGCCTGGGCCCTGCCGCTGGTCTGGATGGTGTCGACGTCGGTCAAACCGCCGGGTCAGGTGATGACCCGCACGGTGGAGTGGCTGCCCCGCACCGTCACGGTGCAGAACTATGTCAAGGTGCTGCAAAAGCCGGTGGCGCACTGGCTCCTCAACAGCACGATCGTCACGGCGGCATCGACCGCGGTCAGCCTGACCACCGGGGCGATGGCTGGGTACGCGCTGGCGCGCCTGAACTTCCCCGGACGCAACGTGCTGTTCTTTCTCGTCCTGGCCGTGCTCATCATCCCCACCGAGATGACGATCGTGCCGCTGTTCATCGGCGTGCTCCGGATCGGCTTCGTAAACAGCTATCTGGCGCTGATGGTCCCCTCGCTGGCGAGCGCCTTCAGCGTGTACCTGTTCCGCAATTTCTTTCTCTCCATGCCGCGCGAGCTGGAGGACGCGGCATCCATCGACGGCGCCAGCCGTTTCCGCATCTTCTGGACCGTGGCGCTGCCGGTGGCCCGGCCGGCCGTGATCGCCGGCGCCATCCTGCTCTCGACCAACTACTGGAACGCCTTTCTGTGGCCGCTGCTGGTGATCTTCCGCGAGGACATGAAGACGCTCCCGGTCGGCATGGCCGCCTTCACCCCCGGCACCGGCGTGGGCCAGTCGACCCAACTTGGAGGGTACGCGCCCGCGATGGCGGCGATGACCATCCTCACGCTGCCCAGCATCCTTGTCTTCCTGTTCCTGCAGCGCCAGTTCATCGAGGGCGCGACCAGCGCGGGGATCAAGGGATGACCCCCCGTTCCGCCGCGGACACCGTGGTGCACCGAGACCCGTTCGCCTACTGCTCGCACCCCAGCATCCTGGAACTGGCCACGGGCGAATGGCTGATCGCCTTCATGGAGAGCATGAGGCGGGCCGAGGTGCTCCACAGTCCCGCCGACCCGCGGTTCTACAATGTCCTGACCCGCTCTGTGGATCAGGGGCGCGCCTGGTCGGCCCCGATGGTTGCACCCGGCTACGACTGGTACGGCGTCGAGTGCCCGAGCCTCACCCGGCTCTCGAACGGAGACCTCCTGCTCTTCCAGTGGCGCTGGCGGTGGCGGCCGTGGTCCCCGCGCGAAGGCCGCAGCCGGACGCCGGGCCTGTACGAGCGGGCCGGCTACCCCTGGGCCCGCGGCAACGATGGGGCGTACGTCCACCGGTCCCGCGATGAGGGGTACACGTGGGAGGTCGGCCGGCGGATCGATACCGCGCCCTACGAAGGCGCGTACACCATCCGGAGCGCCGCCGAGCTGCCCGATGGCACGCTGCTCTTCGCCGTCACGGACATCCCGCGGTGGCGCCAGATCTACCTGCTGCGCTCCGGCGATGGGGGGGCCACGTGGAGCGTCGGGGCGCGAGTCGCGAGCGCCCCGGACCGGCAGTTCTCCGAGCCGGCTCTGGTCCGGGTGGGAGGGCGGCTTGTCGCGCTGATCCGCGAGGTGATCACCGGGTTTCTGTACCAGGCGGAGTCCGACGACGGCGGGGTGACCTGGACGGAGCCGCGCCCAACGCGGATGTGGGGAAGCCCGCCACACGTGCTCGATCTCGGGGATGACCGGCTGCTCTGCGTGTATGGACACCGCCGCCTCCCGTATTCCATTCGCGGCTGCGTCAGTCCGGATGGCGGACGGACCTGGGATATCGCCCACGAGCTGACGCTGCGGGGCGACCTCCCGAACGCGAACCTGGGGTATCCGTCGTCGGTGCTCGTCTCGCCCGGCCTGGTGTTCACGGCCTATTACGGCGAAGACGCCGCGGGCGTCACCTGCATCCAAGGCACGCAGTATTCGATGTAGCGGCACAAGGAGTGATGCGATGTACCGGGTGGTGGACCTGCAGCGCGTGCACGTCTACGGCGACGGGGCCAACTTTTGCGCCGAGGTCTCCGTTGCCAACCTGGGGGACGGCGAGCTCGTCGGCGTGCTCGCCCAGAACCGCGGCCTCGTCCACACGGACACGGGCACGATCATCCTCGTGCGGTCGAAGGACCACGGCAAGACGTGGGACCCTGCTTCCAAGGTCACCGTCATGGCCGAGGAGGAGGACGCCGGCTGGAATGTCGCGGCCGTCTGCCGGCTCTCTGACGGCTCCCTGCTCGTCCACGGCAACCGCTGGCGGTACCTGAACGACGGACGGATCGACCGCCAGCATGGGCAGTCGGAGATCGACGGCGTCTGGCTCACCCGCTCGACCGACAAAGGTCACACGTGGAGCCCGCCCGCGAGGGTGAATTTCGCGCCGATGCGCAACGCGCGGGTGCGCGACGCGATCGTGGAGCTGCCGAATGGTGATTTGTTGATGCCGCTGCATGGGTTTCGCTGGCAGCGCACGATGCCCGACATCGCGAGCTCCGAACGGGAGCGCTCGTTCGTGCTCTGGTCGCCCAACAAGGGAAAGAGCTGGCACTATTATGGAACGATGGGCTACGATCCCGCGGAGATCATCCACTACCATGAGCCCGGCCTGGTGCGGCTGCATGACGGGCGCCTGCTGGCATTGATGCGGACCCAGCGCTGGCCGTCGCCTGCGGACCCCGGCGAGCAGATGGGGCCGCCCAGCGGGTACATCTACACCGCGGTCTCCGAGGACGACGGGATGTCGTGGAGCTGGCCGCGCACAACGAAGCTGTGGGGCTACCCCACCGACGCCATCACGCTGCAGGACGGCGCGGTTTTGGCCGCCTACAGCTACCGGACCAAGCCGATGGGGGTGCGGATCGCCGTCTCCCCGGAAGGGGAGCGCTGGTCGCAGGACGACGTGTTCACCTTGGCCTCCTATGATCCCGCCAAGGTGCGCCCGGTGTTCCCCACCTGGGAGGGGGAGCCGCTCAACTCGGTCATCCAGAGAGGCGTGCTGTGGCACATCGGCTACCCCAGCTCGATCTTGGTCGACGACGGGCGGGTCTTCACCGGCTACCACCTCTTCAACGCCGAGGGCCGGCAGTATGTCGAGGGCGCGATCTACCGGATCGCGCGGGCCTAGGGGCGACGCATGAGCGCGCCGGTGATGCGCGACGGCCTGAGCGTCGGAGATCGCCCGTGACCCGGCTCCGCACGTACCGCGCGGACGACTTCGAAGCCCTCGCCAGCCTGATCAACAGCGCCCGTTCCTCGCCGACGATGACCGCGGCCGGCCTGCGCGAGTTCCTGGACTACCCCTGGTTCTCGCCTGGGGCCGACCTGTTCGTGGTCCCCGCAGAAGAGGGACCGGACCTGCTGGGGGCCCGCGACGTGCGGGTGTGGGCGCGGGGAGACGAAGCGGTGCCCATCCTGGAATCGTGGGGCGTCCTGCACCGGCGGGTCCGCGATGGAATTGCCGCGCGCGAACTGCTCGAGGCGGCACTGCACCGGACCGGCCAGATCGTGGCGGGGCGCGGGGCCGAACGGGGCATCTTCGAGGTCCGATGCGACGTGGAGGATGCCGCGTCGATACGGCTCTTCGAGTCGTGTGGCCTCCGACAGGCGCGCACCCTCCTCACCATCCTCCGCCCCAACCTCGAAAACCTCGCGCCGGCCCGCGTCCCGGAAGGGATCGCCGTCCGGCCTTACCGGGTCGGCCAGGACGAGGAAGCCTGGGTGCAGGCGTTCAACGACGCATTCGCGGACCATTGGGGTGGGTTCATGGGGATGTCCCTCCCGCTCTGGACGAAATATGTGCACCGGCCGTGGTTCAAGCCGCAGCTCAGTCTCGTGGCGTGGGACGGAGCGGAGATCGCTGGGTTCGGCCACTTTATCATCCATGATGAGCAGAACGCGTTGACGGGCAAGCGGCAGTCGCTGATGCGCTACATCGGCGTACGCCCCCGGTGGAGGGGGATCGGCCTCGGGGTCGCCCTCACCCGGGCCGGACTGATTGCCTCGCGCGAGGCGGGGATGACGGCCTGTCTCTCTGGAGTCGATTCCGAGAACGTGACTGGCGCCCACCACATCTACGAGCGTGAGGGGTTCGTCACCACCAACCGGCACTTCATGTACCGGACGGAAGTGCACTCAGAGACGTGACGCCTGAACACCGCCCTCACGGGGTGCCTCGCTTCACGAAGCGGTAGGCCTCCTTCGCGAGCTCGACCCAGTTCGCTCGTCCAGCCCCGACGGACACCCACTGTGTCATCAGCCGCCCGTGGCCGGGATCGAAGTAGTGGCCCGTGCCGCTCCTCACGAGTTCGTCGACTCGCTGCTTGGGGAGCTTCGCGACGAACTTTCCCCGGACGAGCATCGCGAAGATCTTCCCGTCCACATTCAAGACGGATTTGGAACTGAACATCTTTCCGCAGCCGACGTGCCGGTTCTTGGCAAACGCAGCTACGACCGGCATGAAGCTCGGGTCGACGTCGGTCGCCTTCCGTTCATTCCTCGTCTTCTTCGCGACGCCGGGCATGCTATTGCACCTCGAACGACGCGTGAAGCGTTCCCGTCTTCCCGCCACTCGAGCACGTCACGGAGACGGGCCACGTCCCGGGCGTGGTTCGCGTGCCGACGATCCAGCTCCATTCCACCCTACCGGCGTTGTCCGCCGTCTTCGGGGTGAGCCCTTTCGCGCGACTCGGGCCTGACTTATACGTAACGGTGATCGTGCACGATGCCCCGGGGGCCGTCTTGACGGAAATGCTGGCAGCACGCCCGTGGCTGACGGGCGAGGTGATCGAGACAAGCGTGACGGGCAGTTGCTGCTGTGCGTCGACGGGAGCGCTGCCGGCGAGAGCGAGTGCTGTGGCCAAGGTCAACGCTAAGGCAAGGCTGAGCCGATGCATCCGAAGCATGATTCATCCCCCTTTCGCGCCGGTCACGAACGGTTCATGCAATGGCCCCAAGCGGCGCGAGGAAGCGTCGCGACGACGAGGAACTATGACGGAAATGACAACGGATCTCGCGGCCATCGACGTCCACGTCCATCCTACCAGCCCGGAAGCCATCGGCGTCCTCAGCAGCGACCTCGAGGCCATGGGGCAGTACTTCGGCCGGTCGATCGCGTCAACCTCGATGGACGAGCTGGCCGCGCAATACCGGGCACGGCGCATGATGGCCGTATTGCTCGCCATGGATACGTCCACAGCCACCGGGGCGCCACCCGTTCCGAACGACCATATCGCCGCGGCCGTGCGGGCCCATCCTGACGTCTTCATCGGGTTTGCGGGCGTCGACCCCTGGAAAGGACGGTTGGCCGTCGACGAAGCGCGCCGGGCCCGCGAGGTGCTCGGCCTCCGCGGCCTGAAGCTGCATCCCGGCCTGCAAAAGTTTGCCCCTAACGACGACCGATTCTATCCGCTCTGGGCAGCCGCCGCCGAGCTCGGGCTCGTCTGCCTGTTCCACTCCGGCACAATGGCGACAGGGGCGGGCCTGCCGGGCGGTGGTGGCTATAAGCTCAAATACGTGAACCCGCTGCTTCTGGACGATGTGGCCGCCGACTTTCCGTCCCTCCAGATCATCCTGGCGCACCCCGGCTGGCCCTGGCAAGCAGAGCAGCTGGCGATCGCCCGCCACAAGGCGAACGTCTACCTGGACCTGTCTGGGTGGTCGCCCAAATACTTCCCCACGGAGCTGGTGGAGCATTTCAACAGCCTGCTCCAGGACAAGTGCCTATTCGGGTCGGACTGGCCGTTCATGACACCGGAGCGGTGGCTCGCCGATTTTGCCGCCCTGTCAATTAAAGACGCGGTCAGGCCGAAGATTCTGCGTGACAATGCACGGCGATTGCTGGGAGTGCCGTAGCAGCCGGGCCACAGCGTAACCGTCAGGGTGGTGAGCGGTGCAGCCACCTTCGGGATCACCTCCACGTGGTCTCCTGGCGCTACCTAGTGGCCCGCCCAAGCAGCGTCCCGCGGACGTACGACTCGATCCGCTCGTGATCCCGCTGGTAGAGCACGCCGCCGTAGATGATGGCGAGCCCGAGGACGGTCAGCGCAAACGGAAACATTAAAGAGTCCTTGAACACGACGTAGGCGAGGTGCCCGAGATAGATGTACACCCCGATCGCGCCGAAGACGAGGAACACGCGCCGCTGCAGGACGACCGCGGTGGACATCAGGGCCAGGTTGACCAGACTGTACACCGCCCATGAGGGCTCAGTGCGCATCAGCACTGAAAGGCCGACCGAGAACGACAGCAGGCCGAAGAGATACCCCCAGGAGGCATAATCCTCCCGGGTCCTCCGGTCAGTGAGAACCGAGAGGACCAGCATGATCATGCCCACGCCGAGCGACACCCACAATCTGTCATTCCATGCGTCGGACCCCGCATCGTGCGGCTGTCTGAAGAGCAGCGGAGCCAGGTCCATCGACATGTACCAGAAGGCGAAGGCAATAGGGAACGTGAGGAAGGGAAACCGCACAAACCGGAGCGCCACGAGGCCGGCCGCGATGGTGCCGATCTCCATGAGAAACCAGCTGCCCTTGATCCAGGCGTAGTATCCGGAGTAGGCGCCGGGATCTCCCTGCGGCCAGATGCCCGTGGTCCGTTCGAGTCCATAGATCGCGAGGGGGACCATCCAGACCGCGAGGGTCACGAGGAGCCCCCCGGGCACCCGGTAAGGCTCCCTCTGCCAGAGCCGGTACCCGACAAGGCCGAAGCAGGCGGCGTAGACCACAGCGATCCCCAAGATGCCGCGGCCGCCGAACCGCTCCCATGCCGTGGTCATGAACCAGCCCAGTGCGGCCATGACGACGAGGGCGCCCAGGTAGTATGCGACGTTGGGCACGTCGAAAGACGCGGATCGAACGTGATGCTTCTCGAGCGCCTTCCAGAGGACTTCCGCCTGTTCGGAGGAGACCCCGCCGTCTATCGCGGCCTGAAGGAAATCGCGTTTGACGATGTTCATTGTCTTCACCGTCCACTGAGTCGCAATCTCTCCGGTCCGAAGAGTACCAGTCCTGCGCCCCCCCGCCATCGGTCGAAGGGCCTAAGGGCGCGCGGAACCCCTCCTGGGTCTAAAGGCCGATGCCGGTTCTTCGAGGGCCTGTTACCGTCTGTGGCAAGGACGATCGGCAGGAGGGATGGCCAATGGACATTCCGGGAGAGAGCGGACGCCCTGGCGAGGCTATGGCGATCGCGCTACTCAACACATACGGAATGGCTGCTGGATACGCCGTCCCGCAAGGGGGGACATCAGGTCCCGACGCCGCTCCACGTGCGCGTCGGGAGGGGCCCGCAATCGAGGGTGATGAAGAACACGGCCTGGGTGAGATCTTCGTCGGAGCCCTTCGCGTCGCAATCGCGCTGATGTGTGTCCTTGGGGCTCTCGCCGTCAGTCTCTACGCACTCTCCGTCATTTTGTGGTAATGCCCCGACCGGATCGCGTTGAGGACAGACACCGCGTCACAGCCGTGCGATTGAAGGGATGGAACATGGCCGGCCAGAAAGTCGTCGCCAAACGGGATCCAGGGAGGTCTGGCGACATGCCCAAGTATGTCATCGAAAGGGACGTTCCCAATGCCGGTAAACTATCCCCGCAAGAACTCCGTGCTCTATCGCAGAAGTCATGTGGCGTCCTGAGTAAAATGG
The genomic region above belongs to bacterium and contains:
- a CDS encoding amidohydrolase family protein; its protein translation is MTTDLAAIDVHVHPTSPEAIGVLSSDLEAMGQYFGRSIASTSMDELAAQYRARRMMAVLLAMDTSTATGAPPVPNDHIAAAVRAHPDVFIGFAGVDPWKGRLAVDEARRAREVLGLRGLKLHPGLQKFAPNDDRFYPLWAAAAELGLVCLFHSGTMATGAGLPGGGGYKLKYVNPLLLDDVAADFPSLQIILAHPGWPWQAEQLAIARHKANVYLDLSGWSPKYFPTELVEHFNSLLQDKCLFGSDWPFMTPERWLADFAALSIKDAVRPKILRDNARRLLGVP
- a CDS encoding sialidase family protein; its protein translation is MTPRSAADTVVHRDPFAYCSHPSILELATGEWLIAFMESMRRAEVLHSPADPRFYNVLTRSVDQGRAWSAPMVAPGYDWYGVECPSLTRLSNGDLLLFQWRWRWRPWSPREGRSRTPGLYERAGYPWARGNDGAYVHRSRDEGYTWEVGRRIDTAPYEGAYTIRSAAELPDGTLLFAVTDIPRWRQIYLLRSGDGGATWSVGARVASAPDRQFSEPALVRVGGRLVALIREVITGFLYQAESDDGGVTWTEPRPTRMWGSPPHVLDLGDDRLLCVYGHRRLPYSIRGCVSPDGGRTWDIAHELTLRGDLPNANLGYPSSVLVSPGLVFTAYYGEDAAGVTCIQGTQYSM
- a CDS encoding sugar ABC transporter permease codes for the protein FFLPFLVVTLGAALFGIYVSFTDWGIIGAPHWIGVKNYVRAFTDPWVWKTWSNTLHYGLLVVPATTLVALAMALFVNQRWPGYTFARAAFYAPNVVSVTVIGLVWVWMLDTQFGLVNQYLGRFGVPDVPWLTNPKWVLYGIGMASVWWDAGFSMVVLLAGLQDIPAELRETAAIDGANRLQTLVHIILPLLRPALSLVVTLLIIGTLRVFSQIYIMTNGGPAGASASVIHYVYEIGFSKYQLGYAGAISVMLFVTILIVTVVQLRLFRERTW
- a CDS encoding sialidase family protein yields the protein MYRVVDLQRVHVYGDGANFCAEVSVANLGDGELVGVLAQNRGLVHTDTGTIILVRSKDHGKTWDPASKVTVMAEEEDAGWNVAAVCRLSDGSLLVHGNRWRYLNDGRIDRQHGQSEIDGVWLTRSTDKGHTWSPPARVNFAPMRNARVRDAIVELPNGDLLMPLHGFRWQRTMPDIASSERERSFVLWSPNKGKSWHYYGTMGYDPAEIIHYHEPGLVRLHDGRLLALMRTQRWPSPADPGEQMGPPSGYIYTAVSEDDGMSWSWPRTTKLWGYPTDAITLQDGAVLAAYSYRTKPMGVRIAVSPEGERWSQDDVFTLASYDPAKVRPVFPTWEGEPLNSVIQRGVLWHIGYPSSILVDDGRVFTGYHLFNAEGRQYVEGAIYRIARA
- a CDS encoding GNAT family N-acetyltransferase: MTRLRTYRADDFEALASLINSARSSPTMTAAGLREFLDYPWFSPGADLFVVPAEEGPDLLGARDVRVWARGDEAVPILESWGVLHRRVRDGIAARELLEAALHRTGQIVAGRGAERGIFEVRCDVEDAASIRLFESCGLRQARTLLTILRPNLENLAPARVPEGIAVRPYRVGQDEEAWVQAFNDAFADHWGGFMGMSLPLWTKYVHRPWFKPQLSLVAWDGAEIAGFGHFIIHDEQNALTGKRQSLMRYIGVRPRWRGIGLGVALTRAGLIASREAGMTACLSGVDSENVTGAHHIYEREGFVTTNRHFMYRTEVHSET
- a CDS encoding carbohydrate ABC transporter permease, translating into MRRRIGWSTWTLWAAGMAAAVAWALPLVWMVSTSVKPPGQVMTRTVEWLPRTVTVQNYVKVLQKPVAHWLLNSTIVTAASTAVSLTTGAMAGYALARLNFPGRNVLFFLVLAVLIIPTEMTIVPLFIGVLRIGFVNSYLALMVPSLASAFSVYLFRNFFLSMPRELEDAASIDGASRFRIFWTVALPVARPAVIAGAILLSTNYWNAFLWPLLVIFREDMKTLPVGMAAFTPGTGVGQSTQLGGYAPAMAAMTILTLPSILVFLFLQRQFIEGATSAGIKG
- a CDS encoding DUF2157 domain-containing protein yields the protein MNIVKRDFLQAAIDGGVSSEQAEVLWKALEKHHVRSASFDVPNVAYYLGALVVMAALGWFMTTAWERFGGRGILGIAVVYAACFGLVGYRLWQREPYRVPGGLLVTLAVWMVPLAIYGLERTTGIWPQGDPGAYSGYYAWIKGSWFLMEIGTIAAGLVALRFVRFPFLTFPIAFAFWYMSMDLAPLLFRQPHDAGSDAWNDRLWVSLGVGMIMLVLSVLTDRRTREDYASWGYLFGLLSFSVGLSVLMRTEPSWAVYSLVNLALMSTAVVLQRRVFLVFGAIGVYIYLGHLAYVVFKDSLMFPFALTVLGLAIIYGGVLYQRDHERIESYVRGTLLGRATR